One Brassica napus cultivar Da-Ae chromosome A5, Da-Ae, whole genome shotgun sequence DNA window includes the following coding sequences:
- the LOC111215809 gene encoding UDP-arabinopyranose mutase 3, which translates to MSQLYSSMKPTPMLKDELDIVIPTIRNLDFLEMWRPFFEQYHLIIVQDGDPSRTINIPKGFDYELYNRNDINRILGPKSSCISFKDSACRCFGYMVSKKKYIYTIDDDCFVAKDPSGKDINALEQHIKNLLSPSTPHFFNTLYDPYGDGADFVRGYPFSMREGAITAVSHGLWLNIPDYDAPTQLVKPLERNFRYVDAVMTIPKGTLFPMCGMNLAFDRELIGPAMYFGLMGDGQPIGRYDDMWAGWCVKVICDHMGWGVKTGLPYIWHSKASNPFVNLRKEYNGIFWQEEAIPFFQSVTLPKECDSVQQCYIELAKLVKEKLGKVDPYFIKLADRMVTWIEAWEELNAPKGTETNAPKGKDEKVTE; encoded by the exons ATGTCGCAGCTGTATTCTTCAATGAAACCCACCCCAATGCTGAAAGATGAGCTAGACATCGTGATACCAACGATTCGAAACCTAGACTTCCTCGAGATGTGGCGACCTTTCTTCGAACAATACCATCTGATCATCGTTCAAGATGGTGATCCTTCAAGAACCATCAACATTCCAAAAGGGTTTGACTACGAGCTCTACAACAGGAACGACATTAACAGAATCTTGGGTCCCAAGTCTTCTTGCATTTCCTTTAAAGACTCTGCTTGTCGTTGCTTTGGTTACATGGTCTCCAAGAAGAAGTACATCTACACCATTGATGATGATTGCTTT GTTGCGAAGGATCCATCTGGAAAAGATATCAATGCACTTGAGCAGCATATCAAGAACCTCTTATCTCCATCAACTCCGCACTTCTTTAACACACTCTATGATCCATACGGAGATGGGGCAGACTTTGTTCGTGGATACCCTTTTAGCATGCGTGAAGGAGCCATAACCGCGGTCTCTCATGGCCTTTGGCTCAACATTCCCGACTATGATGCTCCCACTCAGCTTGTGAAGCCTCTTGAAAGAAACTTCAG GTATGTTGATGCGGTCATGACCATTCCTAAAGGAACTCTCTTCCCTATGTGTGGTATGAACCTTGCTTTTGACCGAGAGCTGATTGGTCCAGCTATGTATTTTGGACTCATGGGTGATGGGCAGCCAATAGGACGCTACGATGACATGTGGGCTGGTTGGTGTGTCAAG GTGATATGTGACCATATGGGATGGGGAGTGAAGACTGGTTTGCCTTACATATGGCACAGCAAAGCCAGCAACCCATTCGTGAACCTGAGAAAGGAATACAACGGAATCTTCTGGCAGGAAGAGGCCATACCTTTCTTTCAATCAGTGACTCTTCCTAAAGAATGTGATTCAGTGCAGCAATGCTACATTGAGCTGGCTAAGCTAGTGAAAGAGAAGCTCGGGAAGGTGGATCCTTACTTCATCAAGCTTGCAGATAGAATGGTCACTTGGATCGAAGCTTGGGAGGAGCTTAACGCTCCAAAAGGAACAGAGACCAATGCACCAAAAGGCAAAGATGAGAAGGTCACTGAATAA
- the LOC111215808 gene encoding dnaJ homolog subfamily B member 1, translated as MGVDYYKVLQVDRNAKDEDLKKAYRKLAMKWHPDKNPNSKKEAEAKFKQISEAYDVLSDPQKRAIYDQYGEEGLNSQAPPPGAGGFPGGSNGGASFRFNGRSADDIFSEFFGSSRPFGDSPFPFPEEVFSSYSRSAKGEASNAAPPRKAAPIERQLPCSLEDLYKGTTKKMKISRDVIDSFGRPSTVEEILTIEIKPGWKKGTKITFPEKGNEQRGIIPSDLVFIVDEKPHAVFKRDGNDLVITQKIPLVEALTGYTAQVTTLDGRTLTVPVNNVISPSYEEVVKGEGMPIPKDPSRKGNLRIKFNIKFPSRLTTEQKTGIKRMFSSS; from the exons ATGGGTGTCGATTATTACAAGGTTCTTCAAGTTGATCGGAACGCGAAAGATGAAGATTTGAAGAAAGCTTATCGTAAACTCGCCATGAAATGGCATCCCGACAAGAACCCTAACAGCAAAAAAGAAGCCGAAGCCAAATTCAAGCAGATCTCCGAAGCTTACGAT GTATTGAGCGATCCTCAAAAACGAGCCATTTACGATCAATACGGAGAAGAAGGTCTAAACAGCCAGGCTCCGCCTCCCGGTGCGGGCGGGTTTCCGGGTGGTTCAAACGGAGGAGCTTCGTTCCGGTTCAACGGTAGAAGCGCTGACGACATCTTCTCGGAGTTCTTTGGAAGCTCGAGACCCTTTGGTGACTCACCGTTCCCGTTCCCTGAGGAAGTTTTCTCTTCTTATAGTAGGTCAGCTAAAGGAGAAGCCTCTAACGCTGCTCCACCGAGGAAAGCTGCTCCTATAGAGAGACAACTTCCTTGTAGTTTGGAGGATTTGTATAAAGGAACCACTAAGAAGATGAAAATCTCTCGGGACGTTATTGATTCCTTCGG GAGACCCTCAACGGTCGAAGAGATCTTGACGATAGAAATCAAACCGGGATGGAAGAAAGGAACAAAGATAACCTTCCCTGAGAAAGGCAACGAGCAGCGAGGAATCATACCATCAGATCTTGTATTCATAGTTGATGAGAAGCCACATGCTGTGTTCAAGAGAGACGGGAACGACCTTGTGATCACGCAAAAGATCCCTCTCGTGGAAGCACTCACAGGCTACACTGCTCAGGTCACTACTTTGGATGGGAGAACGCTAACGGTTCCGGTCAACAACGTGATCAGCCCTTCCTATGAAGAGGTTGTGAAAGGCGAAGGCATGCCGATTCCTAAAGATCCATCAAGGAAAGGAAACCTGAGAATCAAATTCAACATTAAGTTCCCTTCTAGGCTGACAACAGAGCAGAAAACTGGAATCAAACggatgttttcttcttcttag
- the LOC111198076 gene encoding rhodanese-like domain-containing protein 10 → MTTTLLLPQPNRIFKPLLVPNQRLRKPYRLPVISAVSGQQLVTSGEVRAVEPREAKTLVSSEGYVLLDVRPSWEREKAHVKGSLHVPLFVEDPDNGPITLLKKWIHLGYIGLWTGQRFTMFNDEFTLQVVEAFPDKKSKVLVACGEGLRSLMAISKLHREGYKSLGWLTGGFNRATEGDFPEIEGPEELRFATIGGASYYFLKLLVLLPNFGKESR, encoded by the exons ATGACGACgacacttcttcttcctcaaccaAACCGTATCTTCAAGCCACTACTAGTACCAAACCAACGCCTCCGAAAACCGTACAGATTACCAGTGATCTCCGCCGTATCCGGTCAGCAGCTGGTAACTTCCGGCGAGGTCCGGGCGGTGGAGCCGAGAGAAGCAAAAACGTTGGTATCGTCGGAGGGATACGTGCTGTTAGACGTGAGGCCGTCGTGGGAAAGAGAAAAGGCACATGTGAAAGGATCCTTACACGTGCCACTGTTCGTGGAGGATCCAGACAATGGGCCGATCACGCTGCTGAAGAAATGGATCCATTTGGGATATATTGGGCTTTGGACGGGCCAGAGATTCACCATGTTTAATGACGAATTTACCCTCCAAGTTGTAGAGGCTTTCCCGGACAAGAAGAGTAAAGTGCTCGTCGCGTGCGGTGAAGGACTCAG GTCGTTGATGGCAATATCTAAGCTGCACAGAGAAGGTTACAAAAGTTTAGGATGGTTAACCGGAGGGTTTAACAGAGCAACCGAAGGAGATTTTCCAGAGATTGAAGGACCAGAAGAGCTTCGGTTTGCAACTATAGGTGGCGCATCATACTACTTCCTCAAACTACTTGTATTGTTGCCGAATTTTGGCAAAGAGAGCCGTTGA
- the LOC111206509 gene encoding uncharacterized protein At5g01610-like, with protein MDQILNKVGSYWLGKKANKQLDSVGDDINSLSTSIEGGTKWLVNKIKGKMQKPLPELLKEFGLPVGIFPRDATNYEFNEQTRKLTVFIPTICEVGYKDSSVLRFTTTVTGFLEKGKLADVEGMKTKVMIWVKVTSISADSSKVHFTAGMKKSRSRDAYEVLRDGVEIDKF; from the exons atggatCAGATCTTGAACAAAGTGGGATCGTACTGGCTAGGGAAGAAGGCGAACAAGCAGCTCGATTCCGTCGGTGACGATATCAAC tCTCTGTCTACTAGCATCGAAGGAGGAACAAAATGGCTTGTGAACAAAATCAAAG GGAAGATGCAGAAGCCATTACCCGAGTTACTAAAGGAGTTTGGTTTACCTGTTGGGATCTTTCCACGCGACGCAACCAACTACGAGTTCAATGAACAGACTAGGAAACTCACCGTCTTCATCCCAACGATCTGCGAAGTCGGCTACAAAGACTCATCGGTCTTGAGGTTCACCACGACGGTTACGGGGTTTTTGGAGAAAGGAAAGCTAGCTGATGTTGAAGGGATGAAAACGAAAGTCATGATTTGGGTTAAAGTCACGAGCATCTCTGCTGACTCTTCAAAGGTGCATTTCACGGCAGGGATGAAGAAAAGCAGAAGCCGTGATGCTTATGAGGTTTTGAGAGACGGCGTTGAGATTGATAAGTTCTAG
- the LOC111215959 gene encoding E3 ubiquitin-protein ligase RSL1-like gives MGTCFSSSSSSTSRTRMVDYYYDPALYDYNRVFPPCDVNYVKNLHRQEALASSLVTSMEEEINHHPQPQRHVTLRIKHEEEEPEIKTENEPVEPSSMLCMICMDEKSPSDMFRGNCTHSYCTECTVRYVETKIGENVAGIKCPDVDCTHLIEPNTCRDLIPRNLMERWDKALCELLFMSSGKVYCPFENCSAMMVVEGGDDKVTLTECPSCHRLFCAQCKVTWHEGIGCKEFQRVGNTKKKCRVILNGILNIAKGKEKKKNVDKLLIQLAKKKQWRRCPSCNFYVEKLVGCMHISCRSGTFIIIKSLYYECF, from the coding sequence ATGGGAACCTGCttctcttcatcatcatcatcaacgtCACGCACAAGGATGGTAGATTATTACTACGACCCTGCATTATACGATTACAACAGGGTTTTCCCACCCTGCGACGTAAACTATGTCAAAAATCTGCATCGCCAAGAAGCTCTGGCTTCTTCTTTGGTCACTTCGATGGAGGAGGAGATTAACCATCATCCCCAACCCCAAAGGCATGTTACCTTGCGTATCAAGcacgaggaagaagaaccggagATAAAAACAGAGAACGAACCCGTAGAACCATCTAGCATGTTATGTATGATATGTATGGACGAGAAGTCTCCTTCCGACATGTTCCGAGGTAACTGCACTCACTCCTATTGCACCGAGTGCACGGTCCGTTACGTAGAGACCAAGATAGGAGAAAACGTAGCTGGAATCAAGTGTCCTGACGTGGACTGCACGCACCTGATAGAGCCAAACACATGTCGAGATCTGATTCCAAGGAATTTGATGGAGCGTTGGGACAAAGCTTTGTGCGAGTTGTTGTTCATGTCGTCGGGGAAAGTCTACTGTCCGTTTGAAAACTGCTCGGCGATGATGGTGGTGGAGGGTGGTGATGATAAAGTGACGTTGACGGAGTGTCCGTCTTGTCACAGACTGTTTTGCGCTCAGTGTAAAGTGACATGGCACGAAGGGATTGGGTGCAAGGAGTTTCAGAGAGTTGGTAACACTAAGAAGAAGTGTCGCGTAATTTTGAATGGAATATTAAACATAGCCAAAGggaaggaaaagaagaagaatgttgATAAATTGTTGATTCAGTTGGCTAAGAAGAAGCAGTGGAGGAGGTGTCCTAGTTGCAACTTCTACGTTGAGAAACTCGTTGGTTGTATGCATATAAGTTGCAGGTCAGGcaccttcatcatcatcaaatcattatattatgaatgtttttaa
- the LOC106400787 gene encoding regulatory-associated protein of TOR 1 yields MALGDLMVSRFSQSSVSLASNHRYNEDDEDCVSSSAHGDSSVPSRRKDSEAATSSIYGNGTEERDATATATSMAYLPQTIVLREVRHNASEASAPLGTSDGIALAPKWRLKERMKTGCVALVLCLNITVDPPDVIKISPCARIEAWIDPFSMAPPKALEAIGKNLSTQYERWQPRARYKVQLDPTLDEVRKLCLTCRKYAKTERVLFHYNGHGVPKPTANGEIWVFNKHYTQYIPLPISELDSWLKTPSIYVFDCSAARMILNAFAELHDWGSSGSSGSSRDCILLAACDVHETLPQSVEFPADVFTACLTTPIKMALKWFCRRSLLKEIIDESLIDMIPGRQNDRKTLLGELNWIFTAVTDTIAWNVLPHELFQRLFRQDLLVASLFRNFLLAERIMRSANCNPISHPMLPPTHQHHMWDAWDMAAEICLSRLPQLVRDPNTEFEPSPFFTDQLTAFEVWLDHGSELKKPPEQLPIVLQVLLSQCHRYRALVLLGRFLDMGSWAVDQALSVGIFPYVLKLLQTTTNELRQILVFIWTKILALDKSCQIDLVKDGGHTYFIRFLDSLDAIPDQRAMAAFVLSVILDGHRRGQEACLEANLIGVCLGHLELSRPNDSQQEKFLQWLCLCLGKLWEDFTEAQIMGREANAFKKLAPLLSEPQPEVRAAAVFALGTLLDIGFGSSKSSLEDEFDDDEKIRAEEAIIKNLLDVVSDGSPLVRSEVAVALARFAFGHKKHLKLAAASYWKPQSSSLLTSLPSIAKLHEAGNATIVSLHMSPLTRASTESQPVAREARISSSPLSSSGLMHGSPLSDDGIMHDSVSNGAVHQQRLFDNAVYSQCVRSMFALAKDPSPRIASLGRRVLSIIGIEQVVAKPSKTIGRLGEAATTSNTPLAGLSRSSSWFDMHAGNMPLSFRTPPVSPPRTNYLPGLRRVCSLEFRPHLTGSPDSGLADSFLGASGSERSLLPLSTIYNWSCGHFSKPLLSEADDSQEIDTKREEKEKFALEHIAKCQHSSISKLNNNPIANWDTRFETGTKTALLHPFTPIVVAADENERIRVWNYEEGTLLNGFDNHDFPDKGISKLCLVNELDDSLLLVASCDGSVRIWKNYATKGKQKLVTGFSSIQGHKPGARDLNAVVDWQQQSGCLYASGEVSTVSLWDLDKEQLVRSIPSESECGVTALSASQVHGSQLVAGFADGSLRLYDVRSPEPLVLATRPHQKVERVVGLSFQPGLDPSKVVSASQAGDIQFLDLRTSRDTYLTIDAHRGSLTALAVHRHAPIIASGSAKQLIKVFSLEGEQLGRILYYPSFMGQKIGSVSCLAFHPYQVLLAAGAVDSLVSVYTHDNSPAR; encoded by the exons ATGGCATTAGGAGACTTGATGGTATCTCGGTTCTCGCAATCTTCCGTTTCTTTGGCCTCCAATCACCGCTACAACGAAGACGACGAAGACTGTGTCTCCTCTTCCGCTCACGGTGATTCGTCAGTCCCTTCGCGGAGGAAAGATTCCGAGGCCGCCACGAGCAGTATCTACGGAAATGGCACGGAGGAGAGAGACGCCACCGCCACAGCCACCAGTATGGCTTACTTGCCTCAGACTATCGTGCTTCGAGAAGTTAGACACAACGCATCCGAGGCTTCTGCTCCCTTGGGGACTTCCGATGGCATTGCATTGGCTCCCAAATGGCGGCTTAAAGAGCGA ATGAAAACAGGATGTGTAGCTCTAGTACTGTGTTTGAACATTACTGTTGATCCGCCGGATGTTATTAAGATATCTCCGTGTGCTAGAATCGAGGCTTGGATAG ATCCATTTTCGATGGCCCCGCCAAAAGCTCTCGAAGCTATTGGAAAAAATCTGAGCACTCAGTATGAGAGATGGCAACCAAGG GCCCGATATAAGGTTCAGTTAGATCCGACGCTCGATGAAGTTAGGAAGCTGTGCTTGACTTGTCGGAAATATGCAAAGACCGAGAGAGTTCTATTCCATTATAACGGGCATGGTGTGCCAAAGCCTACAGCTAATGGTGAAATCTGGGTATTCAACAAG CATTATACGCAGTACATTCCATTGCCAATCAGTGAGCTTGATTCCTGGTTGAAGACACCGTCCATCTACGTTTTTGACTGCTCTGCTGCTAGGATGATTCTTAATGCCTTCGCTGAG CTTCATGATTGGGGTTCTTCTGGTTCCTCTGGATCCTCAAGAGACTGCATTCTACTTGCTGCTTGTGATGTACATGAGACACTTCCTCAGAGCGTTGAATTTCCAGCTGATGTTTTTACTGCTTGCCTCACCACACCCATTAAAATGGCTTTGAAATG GTTCTGCAGGCGTTCTCTGTTGAAAGAAATCATTGATGAATCACTTATTGACATGATTCCGGGCCGCCAAAATGACCGTAAGACATTGTTAGGAGAGTTGAACTGGATTTTCACAGCAGTGACGGATACAATTGCATGGAATGTGCTTCCTCATG AACTTTTCCAGAGATTATTCAGACAGGATTTGTTGGTCGCTAGCCTTTTCCGAAATTTCTTACTTGCTGAGAGAATAATGCGGTCCGCAAATTGTAATCCAATATCTCACCCAATGCTGCCTCCTACGCATCAACATCATATGTG GGATGCATGGGACATGGCTGCTGAAATCTGCCTTTCTCGCCTTCCCCAACTTGTTCGGGACCCAAACACAGAGTTCGAG cCAAGTCCTTTTTTTACTGATCAACTGACAGCTTTTGAGGTGTGGCTTGATCATGGATCTGAGCTTAAGAAGCCACCAGAACAGTTGCCTATTGTTCTTCAG GTGTTACTTAGCCAATGCCATCGGTATCGTGCTCTTGTACTTCTTGGAAGATTTCTTGATATGGGTTCATGGGCCGTGGATCAG GCTTTGTCTGTTGGAATATTCCCATATGTGCTGAAGCTTCTGCAAACAACAACAAATGAGCTAAGACAGATCCTTGTTTTCATATGGACAAAAATTCTTGCACTTGATAAG TCATGTCAAATTGATCTTGTGAAGGATGGGGGGCATACATACTTCATAAGATTTCTAGATAGCTTGGATGCAATTCCAGACCAACGAGCTATGGCTGCTTTTGTTCTATCTGTCATTCTGGACGGACACCGACGAGGCCAGGAAGCATGTCTTGAAGCTAATTTAATTGGTGTTTGTCTGGGGCACCTTGAACTATCCAGACCAAATGATTCTCAGCAAGAAAAGTTTCTACAATGGCTTTGTCTTTGTCTTGGAAAGTTGTGGGAAGATTTTACGGAGGCCCAAATAATGGGTAGGGAGGCAAATGCGTTTAAAAAGTTGGCACCTCTTCTTTCCGAGCCCCAACCTGAG GTAAGGGCTGCTGCTGTTTTTGCCCTGGGTACCTTACTTGATATTGGGTTTGGCTCAAGTAAAAGTTCTTTGGAAGATGaatttgatgatgatgaaaagaTTAGAGCAGAAGAAGCTATCATTAAAAATCTCTTAGATGTAGTTTCAGATGGGAGTCCACTTGTCCGGTCAGAGGTTGCTGTAG CTCTTGCACGTTTTGCCTTTGGCCACAAAAAGCACCTAAAGTTAGCCGCAGCTTCATATTGGAAGCCTCAGTCAAGCTCTTTGCTTACTTCTCTCCCCTCAATCGCTAAACTCCATGAAGCTGGGAATGCAACGATTGTTTCTTTACACATGAGTCCTCTGACTAGAGCTAGCACTGAAAGCCAACCAGTTGCTCGTGAGGCGAGGATCTCAAGCAGCCCTCTTAGCTCGTCTGGGCTAATGCATGGATCTCCATTATCTGATGATGGTATCATGCATGACAGTGTCAGCAATGGAGCTGTCCATCAGCAAAGACTGTTTGATAACGCTGTTTATTCGCAGTGCGTTCGATCTATGTTTGCATTAGCTAAAGACCCATCTCCACGAATTGCAAGTCTCGGGCGGCGTGTGCTTTCTATCATTGGAATCGAACAAGTTGTTGCGAAACCCTCGAAGACCATTGGCCGATTAGGGGAAGCTGCAACAACATCTAACACTCCTCTTGCTGGCTTATCTCGTTCATCCTCATGGTTTGATATGCATGCAG GTAATATGCCCTTAAGTTTTAGGACTCCTCCGGTCAGCCCTCCGAGAACAAACTATCTACCTGGACTGAGGAGAGTTTGTTCGTTAGAGTTCAGGCCCCACCTGACGGGTTCACCAGACTCAGGGTTGGCTGATTCGTTTTTAGGCGCCAGTGGATCTGAACGGAGTTTGCTCCCATTATCAACTATCTACAACTGGAGCTGTGGCCACTTTTCTAAACCGCTTCTTTCTGAAGCTGATGATAGTCAAGAGATAGATaccaaaagagaagagaaagaaaaattcGCACTTGAGCATATTGCAAAATGCCAGCACTCTT CTATTAGCAAGCTCAACAATAATCCTATTGCCAACTGGGATACAAGGTTTGAAACGGGAACAAAGACAGCCCTTCTTCACCCTTTCACTCCTATTGTAGTTGCTGCAGACGAGAATGAACGGATCAG AGTCTGGAATTATGAGGAAGGAACTCTTCTCAATGGCTTTGACAATCATGATTTTCCTGACAAAGGAATTTCAAAGCTCTGCCTCGTCAATGAACTTGACGACTCTCTGCTCCTTGTTGCGTCAT GTGATGGGTCTGTCCGGATATGGAAAAACTATGCAACAAAGGGTAAACAGAAGCTTGTAACCGGATTTTCTTCAATCCAGGGTCACAAGCCCGGTGCACGTGACTTGAACGCTGTTGTGGACTGGCAACAACAGTCTGGCTGTCTG TATGCTTCTGGGGAGGTGTCAACAGTCTCACTTTGGGACCTTGACAAAGAACAGCTAGTCAGATCTATTCCCTCTGAGTCAGAGTGCGGAGTTACAGCACTT TCGGCTTCTCAAGTGCACGGGAGTCAACTTGTTGCTGGTTTCGCTGATGGATCTTTGAGACTCTATGATGTTCGGTCGCCTGAACC GCTTGTCCTTGCGACTCGGCCTCATCAGAAAGTTGAAAGAGTGGTTGGACTCAGTTTTCAGCCTGGACTTGATCCCTCAAAG GTGGTGAGCGCATCACAGGCCGGTGACATACAGTTCCTAGACCTTAGAACATCAAGGGACACATATCTGACGATTGATGCTCACAGGGGTTCACTCACGGCCTTAGCTGTTCACAGACACGCTCCAATAATCGCAAGCGGATCTGCAAAACAGCTAATTAAAGTGTTTAGCCTTGAGGGAGAACAACTAGGAAGAATCCTCTACTACCCGTCCTTCATGGGACAGAAGATTGGTTCAGTGAGCTGCCTCGCTTTTCATCCCTACCAGGTTCTTCTTGCAGCTGGAGCTGTGGACTCGCTCGTCTCCGTATACACTCACGACAACTCGCCAGCACGATGA